The Biomphalaria glabrata chromosome 15, xgBioGlab47.1, whole genome shotgun sequence region AGGGACTAATTAAACACATTAAGCATGgcttttgaacaaaaaaagcttttttcaTTAATGCTGGAaaaattcaaagtaaaaaaacaaacaaatccaaAACTTAAACTGCCACCATATAATTCTAACCCAAACTCATAACATTTCATTAACAAAGGAACAATGCAACAAACACGAAGTCAAtagagtaaaaataaaaaaacatcttaaTTCTAGATGcccacaattttttaaattaccctCTAGCAGGGTTTCAAAAAAGTGTTCATTTAATGTCAGAAAAGATTAGAGGAATCTATAGACTAATCTTTCAGCCCACTGAGGGATGGTACAAATTGAATGTGTAAAGATGGAAAGTACCAAACTACTTGaagaattaaatgaaaatttgCAATAAGACGAAAGAAACAAATCTTATACGATTATaacattttcaattttaatggtTCACCAATGTGGgtatatttctgtttttttaaatatttttttgtgtgcatagCTTTAATAGTTATCTGTTCAAGCTTCGAAATTATTAACAGCAAAACTTGTTGAATTGTTATGTGCTTAAATATACCTAAATATAGCATAGGCTTCTGAGCAATCAGAACTATCAAAAAGTGAATTATTTGGAGTGTCACAGTAACATAGAAATTCAGTCTCACATTTCTTCATCTGCTGACATTTGTGGCTAACTTGATCACAATAAGAAATGTACGGATAAGTTGAGCCAGCTTTGTTTATTAAGCAAGTAAGACGTTGTGCTGTCATTCTATAAATGAAGGAGTGAACTGATCAAAATGCTTCATTGACAAAGATATAAGATAAAAGTAAAGCTATTTatagatgtttttgtttgtgccaaaaaatgtgtaagatttaaaacaacaaacagtTTCTTGAATACTGAGGAAACATTCACAATGTAGTCAGGGTGGACAAACATAAGTGGATAATCTCACCTGGTTATTGCCAACTAGGAAATAACATGTCAACCCATACAACACAAAAACTAACCAAAACATGCTATGGCAGTGCTAGGTCACACATTGAAACTAACCACATCTAAATACTACTCAATGGTACTACAGTACATAAAGTTTCACTTGACTAGATTTTGATTGTTTCTGGCAGGTTTGTGAATGGCCCACTAAGAAGATACAAATATCTTCGAAAAGATTTACATGTAGTGATTCAATAATGGGACATAAAACAGattgaaataatacaaaaaaatagttttagaaaaatacttaaaaaaacaacaaagcttatattaagcatagttaAATCCATTACATTGGAtcattcatgtaattaaatctgtaatagatgtagactaagaattaaaaatgatttataaatataaaaaagaagggggaacaacttgaattcaaactcatagctcaagccttctcaagctAACAACAGTAATCACTCTGCCAGTGGAGAGCCTATGAACATGGACAATTGTATagttctatagtctcgtcctattgttcatgttgtgttcactaagactcagacaacaacctataaatgggactaattcagcttattcaGTCATATACAAATTACCAATAGCtagttaactaattgattaattttttgaatttattcttgtgttgtcaggtaaaggaaataattgtacaaaatttcagcttgatctgaaattggttgtgggagaaataacgtgtacaaactttttaccagactaaGTTGAGAATAagttgagataagctttgtaaaaatataaaaaaaaagtatttatcaaatgaaaatttagatgtaagttataTGTCTCTTTGTTTATagcattgaacaaaaaaatgaggAAACACACATTTTGCCTTTACTAGCCCCACCAtcatccccccacccccacacaaAATTCCCAACTATGATATTTTGGCTGATTTTGGGAAATAAAGAAGAGATTGGATTTGTTTCCCTTGAGAATTCATGAGCATATCAGTTACCtagcaaaaaacaacaacacatgagTTGTGAACAGTTTGCATTGTGATGAAAGAGATGTCTAGGCATATCAATGAAAAATCCATGTAAATTACACTAGACTTGTCAATCATCATCAAAATAGGCTGCAGTTGTACTTTAAGATGTGTACAAGAACACAGACAGCTAGACAATGTGAACAAAATGGCTCATGAAAATCAAAGAACTATCAAGCATGCCAATGTTATTCCTACAAATTATGCCAGAGAATGAGCTTACCCTTAATCCCTTAATGAAAAGGGCACAACTTTTTTCTAGTAAACATTTGAGTTAGAAAGCACTATGGAATGAAATAAATCTTTACATGGGTCAAGAGTAGAAATgtcaatagtaaaaaaaaaaatggttaataaatgctgtgataaaacaatgaattaaAAAGACTAATAAGGCATTCCAGATCAATGAAGTTGTGTGGTCCCAACCAACAATGTTTTTCGTCCTGTGTCTTAGTTAGCCCAAGAGTTCCTGTTTTTTTTGCtcttgtaaatttttttttcttcaccatCACAACCAAATGACATAAGACACAGGCAATCATACGGCTCACATACTTCAATCATTTGTTCTTGTATACTGCAGATCTCAATAGGCACAAAACTACGCTTTCAGCTACAAGCACAAGACATTTCTCTACCACATAGGAATGGGCCTTTCTTCCAGGATGTAGTTCTGTTTCCCAGTGGAGACCCGGTTGACTGGCATAGATGAGGTGGTGGACATATTTCTCCTTTGTCCAATATCAGCTTGCCGGACATGGCTTTTGTTTGTGGCCCCAGCATCAATGTTGGAAATGAATGGACTACTGATAGATTTCAACTCATCTTCCTCGAGCATCTTTAACTCAATGCCACACTTGAAGGTCTCTTCAAAGGCCctgtgaaaaaaaattacaaaaacttaTTATTAACTTTACAGTGTTTTGAAGCAATTTGATACATAATGAAACTGAACAATTTTCAGTTCAAAATATAAAGGATGAACAAATATTTCAGGAGTAtttattcacatttattttCAACTGAAGTACATTGGAACTTAGGACTTAATGTGCTACAGGTTATCTGTGTCAGACATTTAGCTCCTGgatgatgaaaattattctCTTCATGAAATAATGGATGAACTATCATCACATATAGGAAACTCTTTCTCATTATCGTATCATCTCATCAGTCCCTTAACTTTCCCTGTTGGGATTCTGTGACAGGTTGCGTAACCAAATCTATCCACTTTTTtcagtcagcagctgttcttagcaggatatcaagagagaggctggtTCCTTTGTCCAGCCagtttttctttggacgactctTTCTTCCTGCTCTTTCTACTGTACTTCTCTTTAACATTAGTATTATTCTTAAAATTGTACATTATAAGCATGTATTGGCTGGAGCTAGATGCCAGAGTTCATAATTAAGGGAGCAGAAAGTCAATTGCAAATATGAAACAAGTTGAAGATTATTTCAACTCACTTAAGGAAGGGCTGCACACTGTCTAGGAAAGAAACATCTTTGCCTAGTTCTTTGGTTAGGCTGGTCATCTCAACACCAGGCAAGCCACAGGGAACGATGTGTCTGAACCAATGGAGATCAACGTTGCAGTTGAGAGAGATGCCATGTGTGGTCACATATCTGCTGGCATGCAGACCTGACAGACATACAATTGTAAGTTAGGAAACTAATCATGCAGAAGATGAAGGGTTAGGTAGcaagtatttttataaataatgtatttaacaAAAGCTTGTTAAAATCTGTTTGGTCAAACTGAACTTATCTTTCGGCTTCCTTGACATCTATTagcaattttattttagaaatacaTTATCTCCTACTAATCTTCAATAATTCTCTTCACTAAATTAAAGCAAAGGCATGCTATAACAAGTAATTTCAGATGAGAAGCCCAATATCAATAGATactattaactttaaaaaaagcatggCTACCAAAAGTTGATGTTACTTATCCAGACAAAAGATGATGCTTATTGCTAATACAACAAAAAGTTTTTGACATCTTTTTAACAGTGCAACACTTTTTCTGGTCCAATCTAAGAAAGCTTAGacaagctaaaaaaaagttctggggcaaaattaagataaaaaagttatttttctttcaattctagATGGTTCACATGGGTTTGAGATCTAAACTTTGATCACAAGAATACGTAAGGGGAGACAAGAGGATTCAGGCAGTCAGCTGcacatttagattttatttcaatattctcagtgtgaatttatttattcatattggAAGAATATTTTTGTGCCTGAGAATTCTTTGTGCCTCTAAATTCtacaaatgaaattaatttattcaattttctaaaacaaaataatgtttctgaATTCTATTCAAACTGACTTTCactattttaaactatttgTGTGTAAGTTTATAAAAATGATGTCTATAGATAAAGGATTCCATGGACCGTACGCAGTTATCCCTCCTACACCAAACATAGTCTCACCAATGGCTCCAATCTTTTTATTTCCCACCCAAACTCCTGTCTGGTCTGTTGTCCTTCCTTTCAGCCCAAATTCTTGTAAGGTTTTTATCATAGTCTGTTCCAACTGACACACATACCTAGagaaaggaaaataaataaaacattctatTGGCTTCAAACAGAAGTTAAAATTAACATCACTTACTTGTTTTGG contains the following coding sequences:
- the LOC106055636 gene encoding putative lipoyltransferase 2, mitochondrial codes for the protein MNALTNRAVTVINLGRMGFMAAHDVQMRFARRHLDEMADKPYTYGEDTLLLVEHPPVYTVGLRTKDYTAEDEAYLKSTGAEFYKTNRGGLITFHGPGQLVAYPILNLQHFKPSVKWYVCQLEQTMIKTLQEFGLKGRTTDQTGVWVGNKKIGAIGLHASRYVTTHGISLNCNVDLHWFRHIVPCGLPGVEMTSLTKELGKDVSFLDSVQPFLKAFEETFKCGIELKMLEEDELKSISSPFISNIDAGATNKSHVRQADIGQRRNMSTTSSMPVNRVSTGKQNYILEERPIPMW